From the genome of Eucalyptus grandis isolate ANBG69807.140 chromosome 2, ASM1654582v1, whole genome shotgun sequence, one region includes:
- the LOC104427083 gene encoding pleiotropic drug resistance protein 3 → MVKVKGEISYNGYKLNEFVPQKTSAYISQYDLHISEMTVRETLDFSARCQGVGGRADILKEVSRREKQAGINPEPSIDTYMKAISVGGLKRTLQTDYILKVLGLDICADTIVGDAMNRGISGGQKRRLTTGEMIIGPARVLFMDGISTGLDSSTTFQIISCLQQLAHITDSTILVSLLQPAPETYDLFDDIILMAEGHTVYHGPRTEVLKFFEHCGFKCPTRKGISDFLQEVVSEKDQEQYWHHKDRTYSFISPSMFARMFKEIPMAKKLDEELARPFEKSELHRSALSFEIYSLKKWELFKACLSREWLLMKRNWFVHAFKSAQIVVVAVITVTVFWRTRMKVDLVHADLFMGSLYYALIRLMVIGIQELAMTVSRLGVFYKQRDFFFYPAWAYTIPAAVLKIPFSLLDAFLWTAITYYGVGYSPEPQRFFYQIFLLFLVHQVSISMFRLIASVVRNPPVAAICSLFSLLVLFLFGGFIIPKPSLPGWLEWGFWFSPLSYAEIGASLNEFLAPRWQKVSSLNGTLGQQVLKERGLDYGDYFYWISLGSLIGFWMVFNIGFTCALSFSEGMVLPFEPTTLTFENVRYFVQTPKKLKEQGFPERRLQLLRDITGAFRPGVLTALMGISGAGKTTLMDVLSGRKTGGSIEGDIKVGGYPKVQAAYARISGYCEQTDIHSPQVTIEESVAYSAWLRLPAHIDKNTRAEFVAAVLEMIELDDIKGTIVGVPGVTGISTEQRKRLTIAVELVANPSIIFMDEPTSGLDARAAAIVMRVVKNIVSTGRTIVCTIHQPSIDIFEAFDELILMKRGGQIIYSGELGEHSNKLIKYFESIPGVPKIKDNYNPATWMLEITSPSLESQLGIDYGIIYKESDQCRSNQELVRELSSPAAGTKEICFSAPFPQNRWEQFKACLWKQHLTYWRSPKYNLVRLLFITASSLLCAALLWQKGKDINDEQDLLNILGSMFIFVQFTGIGNCSSVLPFIATERIVVYRERFAGMYSSWSYSFAQVVIEIPYLFVQAVLFVLITFPAIGFYVSFYKVFWYFYTMFCTLLCFNYYGMMLVSLTPTYQVAALFASFSYTLFNLFSGFLIPGPDIPVWWRWCYWICPNAWSLRGLLSSQYGDIHKEITVYGQQTTISAFLESYFGYQYNQLYIVAIVLLAFPLIFTSIFACAIARVNFQNR, encoded by the exons ATGGTCAAGGTCAAGGGAGAGATTTCCTACAATGGTTACAAGCTGAATGAGTTTGTTCCTCAGAAGACTTCAGCCTATATAAGCCAATATGATTTGCATATTTCCGAGATGACTGTGAGGGAGACGCTCGACTTCTCTGCACGTTGTCAGGGTGTCGGAGGAAGGGCAG ACATATTGAAAGAAGTTAGCAGAAGGGAGAAGCAAGCAGGAATTAATCCAGAGCCAAGCATAGACACATACATGAAG GCAATATCAGTAGGAGGGCTGAAAAGAACGCTCCAAACAGACTACATATTAAAG GTTCTTGGACTCGATATCTGCGCAGATACAATTGTAGGGGATGCGATGAACAGAGGAATTTCCGGTGGCCAAAAGAGAAGGTTGACAACTG GGGAAATGATAATTGGTCCGGCGAGAGTTTTATTTATGGACGGGATATCAACAGGCTTGGACAGCTCCACTACCTTTCAGATCATTTCATGCTTGCAGCAATTGGCACACATAACAGACTCCACTATCTTGGTGTCGCTTCTTCAGCCAGCACCCGAAACTTATGATCTctttgatgacattattttaatgGCAGAGGGACATACAGTGTACCATGGACCTCGGACCGAAGTTCTCAAGTTCTTTGAACACTGTGGTTTCAAGTGCCCAACTAGAAAAGGCATTTCTGACTTTCTCCAAGAA GTAGTTTCGGAAAAAGACCAGGAACAATACTGGCATCACAAAGACCGGACTTATAGTTTCATATCTCCAAGCATGTTTGCGAGGATGTTTAAAGAGATTCCGATGGCAAAGAAATTAGACGAGGAACTTGCCAGGCCTTTTGAGAAATCTGAGCTTCACAGAAGTGCCTTATCTTTCGAAATTTACTCGTTAAAAAAGTGGGAGTTGTTCAAAGCGTGTCTTTCGAGAGAATGGCTCCTCATGAAGCGCAACTGGTTTGTTCATGCCTTCAAATCAGCACAG ATTGTGGTAGTTGCTGTCATAACGGTGACCGTCTTCTGGCGGACACGAATGAAAGTCGATTTGGTGCATGCAGATCTTTTCATGGGTTCCCTATATTACGCTCTCATCCGACTCATGGTTATTGGCATTCAGGAGCTGGCAATGACTGTTTCTAGACTTGGAGTCTTCTACAAGCAACGGGATTTTTTCTTCTATCCTGCATGGGCTTATACCATTCCAGCGGCTGTACTGAAAATCCCATTCTCTTTACTTGATGCGTTTCTGTGGACAGCTATTACCTATTACGGAGTAGGTTATAGTCCTGAACCACAAAG GTTCTTTTATCAAATCTTCCTGCTCTTCCTAGTGCATCAAGTATCGATATCAATGTTCCGATTGATAGCTTCTGTAGTTCGAAATCCACCTGTTGCAGCAATTTGCAGTCTATTCTCTttacttgttttgtttttattcggTGGCTTCATCATCCCAAAAC CTTCTCTACCCGGTTGGTTGGAGTGGGGCTTCTGGTTCTCTCCGTTGTCATATGCAGAAATAGGTGCTTCCCTTAATGAGTTTCTCGCCCCAAGGTGGCAAAAG GTTTCATCTCTTAACGGCACTTTGGGGCAGCAAGTGCTCAAAGAGCGTGGACTAGATTATGGCGACTACTTTTACTGGATATCACTTGGGTCTTTGATTGGATTTTGGATGGTTTTCAACATTGGGTTCACCTGTGCTCTGAGTTTTTCTGAAG GGATGGTTTTACCATTTGAACCCACAACTCTAACATTTGAAAATGTCCGGTACTTCGTCCAAACACCCAAG AAACTGAAAGAGCAAGGTTTCCCAGAGAGAAGACTACAGCTTCTTCGAGATATTACTGGAGCATTCAGACCCGGAGTCCTGACGGCTTTGATGGGCATTAGTGGAGCGGGGAAAACAACGTTGATGGATGTTCTTTCAGGAAGGAAAACTGGCGGTTCTATCGAAGGAGATATAAAGGTTGGAGGGTATCCTAAAGTTCAAGCCGCGTATGCCAGAATATCTGGCTACTGTGAACAAACCGACATACATTCTCCACAAGTCACAATTGAGGAGTCGGTGGCATACTCAGCTTGGTTGAGGTTGCCGGCCCacattgacaaaaatacaagaGCC GAATTTGTGGCTGCAGTACTCGAAATGATTGAGCTAGATGACATAAAAGGTACTATAGTTGGTGTTCCTGGTGTAACCGGTATATCGACTGAGCAGCGTAAGCGGCTGACTATAGCAGTGGAGCTTGTCGCCAACCCGTCGATCATATTCATGGATGAACCTACTTCTGGTCTTGATGCCAGAGCGGCCGCCATTGTAATGCGAGTCGTGAAGAATATTGTTAGCACAGGGAGGACAATTGTGTGCACAATTCACCAGCCAAGCATTGACATATTCGAGGCTTTTGACGAG CTGATCCTGATGAAAAGAGGAGGCCAAATTATATACTCTGGAGAGCTTGGCGAGCATTCGAACAAgcttattaaatattttgag AGTATTCCCGGAGTGCCAAAAATCAAGGATAATTACAATCCTGCAACGTGGATGCTGGAGATCACAAGTCCTTCCCTAGAATCTCAACTTGGTATAGACTACGGCATCATTTATAAGGAGTCTGATCAGTGCAG GTCAAATCAAGAATTAGTTAGAGAGCTCAGTTCGCCAGCGGCTGGCACAAAAGAAATATGTTTCTCTGCGCCCTTCCCGCAAAATAGGTGGGAGCAGTTCAAAGCATGCTTGTGGAAACAACATTTAACCTACTGGAGAAGCCCCAAGTACAACCTGGTGCGCCTGTTATTCATTACAGCGTCTTCCTTGTTGTGTGCTGCTCTCCTTTGGCAGAAAGGAAAGGATAT aaatGACGAGCAGGATCTTCTCAACATACTTGGATCAATGTTTATCTTTGTGCAATTCACCGGGATAGGCAACTGCTCTTCGGTTCTGCCATTTATTGCTACCGAACGTATCGTTGTCTACAGGGAAAGATTCGCCGGAATGTACTCATCGTGGTCCTATTCATTTGCTCAG GTGGTTATCGAAATTCCATACCTCTTCGTGCAAGCGGTTCTGTTTGTGCTGATAACATTCCCTGCCATAGGTTTCTACGTCTCATTCTATAAAGTGTTTTGGTACTTCTACACCATGTTTTGTACATTGCTCTGTTTCAACTACTATGGAATGATGCTGGTTTCACTGACACCCACGTACCAAGTGGCTGCATTGTTCGCGAGTTTTTCCTACACTTTGTTCAATCTATTCTCTGGATTCCTCATTCCTGGACCC GATATTCCGGTGTGGTGGCGTTGGTGTTACTGGATATGCCCGAACGCGTGGTCCTTGAGAGGTCTGCTTAGCTCACAATATGGAGACATCCATAAAGAGATCACAGTCTATGGACAACAGACGACAATCAGCGCCTTCCTGGAAAGTTATTTCGGATATCAGTACAATCAACTCTACATCGTAGCCATCGTGCTTTTGGCCTTTCCGCTGATTTTCACGTCCATATTCGCTTGTGCCATTGCTAGAGTGAACTTCCAAAACAGATGA